The Cydia fagiglandana chromosome 4, ilCydFagi1.1, whole genome shotgun sequence genome has a window encoding:
- the LOC134664045 gene encoding G2/mitotic-specific cyclin-B3 has protein sequence MAPTRLASKPIGVNENLNGILSHGITTRSKQMATLKSYKDSMKMPNKRKADSPLKDATAKRAAFGDLTNAFNKSAAPDKAAPLKKVTVESKMLPTLKNIKPQVTVNGKTSKTKQLQRVATNALESVQKHFAKDPPKPVATRAQNGILKNIEKKVLKENQSQNQSNSSNSAKSMRSDVSGEPSLYMTALENISPLDPTKEECKAISEKLDKVNLDDSTANKSLDDETDFHQAPAGVADFDKENWNDVFQVSQYAMDIFNYLKNREQLFPVDDYLTRMKGITSWMRALLVDWMVEVQESFELNHETLYLAVKLVDLYLTKSSMKQAEKEHLTKEELQLLGASALFIASKFDERVPPLVDDFLYICDGAYTLSQLLKMEMTILRTVDFDLGVPLSYRFLRRYARCARLSMPTLTLARFVLEQCLLDYALVQHSDSKMAAAALYIALRMKSLGHWTPTLEYYTGYTFQEILPIVLEQNASLHKKPKSAISTVRNKYSHQIFFEVAKVPLLDDEALSS, from the exons ATGGCGCCAACCAGGTTGGCATCTAAGCCAATCGGCGTCAATGAAAACTTGAACGGTATCCTGAGTCATGGCATCACGACGAGGAGTAAGCAGATGGCTACTCTGAAAAGCTACAAAGACAGTATGAAGATGCCAAACAAGAGGAAGGCCGACAGTCCCCTGAAGGATGCGACGGCGAAGCGAGCGGCGTTCGGGGACCTTACTAACGCCTTCAACAAATCCGCTGCCCCAGACAAAGCAGCGCCTCTCAAAAAGGTCACAGTGGAGTCTAAAATGCTTCCTACACTTAAG aACATCAAACCACAAGTCACAGTAAATGGCAAAACATCAAAGACAAAACAGCTACAAAGAGTAGCCACCAATGCCCTAGAGTCTGTACAGAAGCACTTTGCTAAGGACCCACCCAAGCCTGTAGCGACTCGGGCCCAGAACGGCATCCTCAAGAACATTGAGAAAAAGGTTTTGAAGGAAAATCAAAGTCAGAATCAGAGCAACTCATCAAACTCTGCTAAATCAATGAGGAGTGATGTTTCTGGAGAGCCTTCACTGTATATGACTGCATTAGAAAATAT AAGCCCCTTAGACCCCACAAAAGAAGAATGCAAGGCAATCAGCGAGAAATTAGACAAAGTCAACTTGGACGACAGCACAGCCAACAAATCCCTGGACGACGAGACAGACTTCCACCAGGCCCCGGCGGGAGTCGCGGACTTCGACAAGGAGAACTGGAATGATGTATTCCAAGTATCACAATATGCTATggatattttcaattatttaaaaaatagagag CAACTATTCCCCGTGGACGACTACCTAACCCGGATGAAAGGCATCACCTCCTGGATGCGAGCGCTCCTCGTAGACTGGATGGTAGAAGTCCAGGAGAGCTTCGAGCTGAACCACGAGACCTTGTACTTGGCGGTGAAGCTGGTGGATCTGTACTTGACCAAGTCCTCGATGAAGCAGGCGGAGAAGGAGCATCTTACTAAGGAGGAGCTGCAGCTACTTGGGGCTTCTGCGCTGTTCATTGCTTCCAAGTTTGAC GAACGCGTCCCCCCTCTAGTAGACGACTTTCTATACATCTGCGATGGCGCGTACACACTCAGCCAGTTGCTCAAAATGGAGATGACCATCCTCCGCACGGTGGACTTCGATCTCGGCGTGCCGCTCTCATACCGCTTCCTGCGTCGCTATGCTCGG TGTGCGCGTCTGTCAATGCCAACATTGACCCTGGCGCGCTTCGTGCTAGAACAGTGTCTACTAGACTACGCTTTAGTGCAACACTCAGACAGCAAGATGGCGGCGGCGGCTCTTTATATTGCGCTACGTATGAAATCCCTTGGACATTGGACGCCCACGCTCGAATATTATACAG GCTACACATTTCAAGAAATCCTCCCGATAGTCCTAGAACAGAACGCATCCCTGCACAAGAAACCCAAATCTGCCATCAGCACTGTCCGCAACAAATACTCCCACCAGATCTTCTTCGAGGTGGCCAAGGTTCCCCTCCTCGACGATGAGGCGCTGAGCAGCTGA